A window of the Tiliqua scincoides isolate rTilSci1 chromosome 5, rTilSci1.hap2, whole genome shotgun sequence genome harbors these coding sequences:
- the LOC136653969 gene encoding olfactory receptor 4Q3-like has translation MNGSTFTEFVLLGFSDLQSVQLLVLILVLTCYTIDLLGNLLIMVTVWTELKLFQSPMYFFLANLSLLDISLGSVAAPKLLTDLLISGCTISYEGCMAQIFTSHFFGGVEISILSVMAYDRYVAICNPLRYTTIMNQQCCFSLLILCCIGGLTHGIFQTVVTAQLPFCGPNVLDNFFCDVIQLKTLSCSDIYVSEILYVFSDSLIILPNLLTLMVSYVTILATLCGRFGKGGRKGLSTCGSHLMVVFLLYGPLLFVYMKPSTTSKVDRMASIFYMVVTPALNPLIYSLRNQEMKEAMGKLKNKCKYFLLHQQV, from the coding sequence ATGAATGGATCTACCTTTACAGAGTTTGTCTTACTGGGCTTTTCTGACTTGCAGTCTGTTCAGTTGTTAGTTTTAATTCTGGTCTTGACCTGCTACACCATTGACCTTTTGGGCAACTTGTTGATCATGGTGACTGTGTGGACTGAGCTCAAACTCTTTCAaagccccatgtatttcttccttgccaatctgtccctccttgacataTCTTTGGGGTCAGTGGCGGCCCCAAAACTACTGACAGATCTACTGATTAGCGGCTGTACAATTTCATACGAAGGATGTATGGCTCAGATATTTACCTCCCACTTTTTTGGAGGTGTAGAAATTTCAATCCTCAGTGTAATGGCCTATGATCGCTACGTGGCCATCTGCAACCCATTGAGATACACAACCATCATGAACCAACAGTGCTGCTTCAGCCTTCTCATACTTTGCTGCATAGGAGGCCTCACTCATGGCATCTTCCAGACAGTGGTCACTGCTCAGCTACCATTCTGTGGACCGAATGTCCTGGACAACTTCTTCTGTGACGTCATACAGTTAAAAACGTTGTCGTGTTCAGACATCTATGTGAGTGAGATTCTCTATGTTTTCAGTGACAGTTTGATCATTCTACCCAACCTTCTGACCTTGATGGTTTCATATGTCACCATCTTGGCCACCCTCTGTGGCCGTTTTgggaagggtggcaggaagggACTCTCCACCTGTGGCTCCCACCTGATGGTAGTCTTCCTCCTCTATGGTCCTCTTTTATTTGTGTATATGAAACCCTCCACCACTTCAAAGGTGGACAGGATGGCCAGCATCTTCTACATGGTGGTCACCCCTGCCCTCAATCCCCTCATTTACAGTCTGAGGAACCAAGAGATGAAGGAAGCCATGGGGAAGTTGAAGAACAAATGTAAATATTTCCTGCTACATCAACAGGTGTAG
- the LOC136653970 gene encoding olfactory receptor 4Q3-like: protein MNGSTVTEFVLLGFSDSQSAQLLVLLLVLTCYTIVLVGNLLIMVTVWTEPKLFQCPMYFFLANLSLLDISLGSVAAPKLLTDLLISGCTISYDGCMVQIFTFHFFAGVEVSILSTMAYDRYVAICNPLRYTTIMDWQRCISLLILCWVGGLIHGIFQTVVTVQLPFCGPNVLDNFFCDITQLKNLACSDIYVSEILYVFSGGLIILPNLLTLLVSYATILATLCGRFGKGGRKGLSTCGSHLMVVFLFYGPLLFVYMKLSTTSKVDKMASIFYMVVTPALNPLIYSLRNKEMQEAMGKLQNKCKHFLLHQQV from the coding sequence ATGAATGGATCCACCGTTACAGAGTTTGTCTTACTGGGCTTTTCTGACTCGCAGTCTGCTCAGTTGTTAGTTTTACTTCTGGTCTTGACCTGCTACACCATTGTCCTTGTGGGCAACTTGCTGATCATGGTGACTGTGTGGACTGAGCCCAAACTCTTTCAATGCCCtatgtatttcttccttgccaatctgtccctccttgacataTCTTTGGGGTCGGTGGCGGCCCCAAAACTACTGACTGATCTACTGATTAGCGGCTGTACAATTTCATATGACGGCTGTATGGTCCAGATATTTACCTTCCACTTTTTTGCAGGTGTAGAAGTTTCCATCCTCAGTACCATGGCTTATGATCGTTATGTAGCCATCTGCAACCCACTGAGGTACACAACCATCATGGACTGGCAACGCTGCATCAGTCTTCTCATACTTTGCTGGGTAGGAGGCCTCATTCATGGCATCTTCCAGACAGTGGTCACAGTCCAGCTACCATTCTGTGGACCAAATGTCctggacaatttcttctgtgacatcacacAGTTAAAAAACCTGGCCTGTTCAGACATCTATGTCAGTGAGATCCTCTATGTTTTCAGTGGTGGTTTGATAATTCTACCTAACCTTCTGACCTTGCTTGTTTCAtatgccaccatcttggccaccctctgtggccgttttgggaagggtggcaggaagggACTCTCCACCTGTGGCTCCCACCTGATGGTCGTCTTCCTCTTCTATGGTCCTCTTTTATTTGTGTATATGAAACTCTCCACCACTTCAAAGGTGGACAAGATGGCCAGCATCTTCTACATGGTGGTCACCCCTGCCCTCAATCCTCTCATTTACAGTCTGAGGAACAAAGAGATGCAGGAAGCCATGGGGAAGTTGCAGAACAAATGTAAACATTTCCTGCTACATCAACAGGTGTAG
- the LOC136653972 gene encoding olfactory receptor 4Q3-like produces the protein MNGSTVSEFVFLDFSGSRSALGFLFTLVVTCYTIVVLGNLLIMVTVWTDAKLFQSPMYFFLANLSLLDISLGSVAAPKLLTDVLNGGGTISYAGCMAQILTFHLFAAVEMLLLSVMAYDRYVAICQPLKYATIMDQQRCLSLLILSWTGGLIHGVFQTVVTAKLPLCGPNVLDNFFCDITQVMKLSCSDIYISELLLLISDTLVTFPCFLTLLLSYVVILVTLCTRFGKGGGKALSTCGSHLMVVFLFYGPIGFVYFKPASNNQVDKMAGVFYTVVTPALNPLIYTLRNQEVKGAMGRLKNKCKHFMLFQQE, from the coding sequence ATGAATGGATCCACAGTTTCAGAGTTTGTTTTCCTGGACTTCTCTGGCTCCCGCAGTGCTCTAGGCTTCCTTTTCACTCTGGTTGTGACCTGCTACACCATTGTCGTTTTGGGCAACTTACTAATCATGGTGACAGTGTGGACTGATGCCAAGCTCTTTCAgagccccatgtatttcttccttgccaatcttTCTCTTCTTGACATatctctgggttctgtggctgccCCAAAACTATTGACCGATGTACTGAATGGTGGTGGTACCATTTCCTATGCAGGCTGCATGGCTCAGATACTTACCTTCCACCTCTTTGCGGCAGTAGAAATGTTGCTCCTCTctgtcatggcctatgatcgtTACGTGGCCATCTGCCAGCCACTGAAGTATGCAACCATCATGGACCAGCAACGCTGCTTGAGCCTTCTCATACTTTCCTGGACAGGAGGCCTCATTCATGGTGTTTTCCAGACTGTGGTCACTGCTAAGCTACCACTCTGTGGCCCGAATGTGCTGGACAATTTTTTCTGTGACATCACACAGGTAATGAAGCTGTCATGTTCAGATATCTACATTAGTGAGTTGCTCTTGTTAATCAGCGACACGCTGGTAACTTTTCCATGCTTTCTGACCTTGCTGCTTTCCTACGTCGTCATCCTAGTCACCCTCTGCACCCGTTTTGGGAAAGGTGGTGGTAAGGCTCTGTCCACCTGTGGCTCCCACCTGATGGTTGTCTTCCTCTTCTATGGACCCATTGGTTTTGTGTACTTTAAGCCTGCCTCAAATAACCAGGTGGACAAGATGGCTGGTGTGTTTTACACAGTGGTGACACCTGCCCTCAATCCCCTCATCTATACCTTGAGGAACCAAGAAGTGAAGGGAGCCATGGGAAGGCTGAAAAACAAATGTAAACATTTCATGCTGTTTCAACAGGAGTAG
- the LOC136653973 gene encoding olfactory receptor 4Q3-like: MNGSIVTEFVFLDFSGSRSALLFLLILVLTCYTIVLLGNLLIMVTVWTDAKLFHCPMYFFLANLSLLDVSLGSVAAPKLLTDLLNGGGTISYAGCMTQILTFHLFAAVEMFLLTVMAYDRYVAICHPLRYATIMDRQRCSSLLILSWTGGIIHGIFQTVVTTKLPFCTSNVLDNFFCDITQVMKLSCSDVHVSEILLVFSDSVIITPCFLTLLVSYVTILVTLCGRFGKGGRKGLSTCGSHLMVVFLFYGPIVFVYMKPSSNNQVDKMAAVFYMVVTPALNPLIYTLRNQEMKGAMGKLKSKCKHFLLPQWE; encoded by the coding sequence ATGAATGGATCCATAGTTACCGAGTTTGTCTTCCTGGATTTCTCTGGCTCCCGCAGTGCTCTACTCTTCCTTTTAATTCTGGTCCTGACCTGCTACACCATTGTCCTTTTGGGCAACTTGCTCATCATGGTGACTGTGTGGACTGACGCCAAGCTCTTTCActgccccatgtatttcttccttgccaatctgtCTCTCCTTGACGTATctttgggctctgtggctgccccaAAATTACTGACTGATCTACTGAATGGTGGTGGTACCATTTCTTATGCAGGCTGCATGACCCAGATACTTACCTTCCACCTCTTTGCAGCAGTAGAAATGTTCCTCCTGActgtcatggcctatgatcgctatgtggccatctgccacccgtTGAGGTACGCAACCATCATGGACCGGCAGCGCTGCTCCAGCCTTCTCATACTTTCCTGGACAGGAGGCATCATCCATGGCATTTTCCAGACAGTGGTCACTACTAAGCTACCATTCTGTACATCGAATGTGctggacaatttcttctgtgacatcacacAGGTAATGAAGCTGTCCTGTTCAGATGTCCATGTTAGTGAGATACTCTTGGTGTTCAGCGACAGTGTGATTATTACACCCTGCTTCCTGACCCTGCTAGTTTCATATGTCACCATCCTGGTCACACTGTGTGGCCGTtttgggaagggtggtaggaAGGGTCTCTCCACCTGTGGCTCCCACCTGATGGTCGTCTTCCTCTTCTATGGGCCCATTGTTTTTGTGTATATGAAGCCCTCCTCCAACAACCAGGTGGACAAGATGGCCGCTGTGTTCTACATGGTGGTCACCCCTGCCCTCAATCCCCTCATCTATACCCTGAGGAACCAAGAGATGAAGGGAGCCATGGGGAAGTTGAAAAGCAAATGTAAACATTTCCTGCTGCCTCAATGGGAGTAG
- the LOC136653974 gene encoding olfactory receptor 4Q3-like, translating into MNGSTVTEFVFLDFSGSRSALLFLLILVLTCYTIVLLGNLLIMVTVWTDTKLFHCPMYFFLANLSLLDVSLGSVAAPKLLTDLLNGGGTISYAGCMTQILTFHLFAAVEMFLLTVMAYDRYVAICHPLRYATIMDRQRCSNLLILCWTGGIIHGIFQTVVTAKLPFCASNVLDNFFCDITQVMKLSCSDIHVSEILLVFSDTVILLPCFVTLLISYVTILATLCGRFGKGSRKGLSTCGSHLMVVFLFYGPIAFVYMKPASDNQVDKMAAVFYTVVTPALNPLIYTLRNQEVKGAMGRLKSKCKHFLLPQQE; encoded by the coding sequence ATGAATGGATCCACAGTTACCGAGTTTGTCTTCCTGGACTTCTCTGGCTCCCGCAGTGCTCTACTCTTCCTTTTAATTCTGGTCCTGACCTGCTACACCATTGTCCTTTTGGGCAACTTGCTCATCATGGTGACTGTGTGGACTGACACCAAGCTCTTTCActgccccatgtatttcttccttgccaatctgtCTCTCCTTGATGTATctttgggctctgtggctgccccaAAATTACTGACTGATCTACTGAATGGTGGTGGTACCATTTCTTATGCAGGCTGCATGACCCAGATACTTACCTTCCACCTCTTTGCAGCAGTAGAAATGTTCCTCCTGActgtcatggcctatgatcgctatgtggccatctgccacccgtTGAGGTACGCAACCATCATGGACCGGCAGCGCTGCTCCAACCTCCTCATACTTTGCTGGACAGGAGGCATCATTCATGGCATTTTCCAGACAGTGGTCACTGCTAAGCTACCATTCTGTGCATCGAATGTGctggacaatttcttctgtgacatcacacAGGTAATGAAGCTGTCCTGTTCAGACATCCATGTTAGTGAGATTCTCTTGGTGTTCAGCGACACTGTGATACTTTTACCCTGCTTTGTAACCTTGCTGATTTCATATGTCACCATCCTGGCCACTCTCTGTGGCCGTTTTGGGAAGGGCAGTAGGAAGGGACTGTCCACCTGTGGCTCCCACCTGATGGTCGTCTTCCTTTTCTATGGGCCCATTGCTTTTGTGTATATGAAGCCGGCATCCGACAACCAGGTGGACAAGATGGCTGCTGTATTCTACACAGTGGTCACCCCTGCTCTCAATCCCCTCATCTATACCCTGAGGAACCAAGAGGTGAAGGGAGCCATGGGAAGGCTGAAAAGCAAATGTAAACATTTCCTGCTGCCTCAACAGGAGTAG